The proteins below come from a single Deltaproteobacteria bacterium genomic window:
- a CDS encoding bifunctional transaldolase/phosoglucose isomerase: protein MKENPVVELQRFGQSVWYDNVRRGLLTSGELQEMIDGGEITGVTSNPTIFQKAIAGSTDYDVPLAALVRNDPQAAAESLYEGLVVEDIRAVAEALLPVYERTLGKDGYVSVEVAPRLAHDTEGTVAEAQRLFAAVGRPNVMIKVPATAEGIPAVTRLIGKGINVNVTLMFSLQDYLDVSEAYLAGLEELARSGGNLAGVASVASFFVSRVDTAVDRVLSEDSPLRGRIAIANAKVTFLRFKELSESRRFDLLRQQGGRVQRLLWASTGVKNPQYRDVMYIEELIGPDTVTTVPPATLDGFRDHGRPRPSLSENPAEATRQLRSLRELGIDLDAVTRRLKDEGVESFARSFDSLMETLTEKRDRILGGGVKAHVFALGPYSDIIEARQREWADARVSRRIWQRDGTVWVPDPDEAARTSDLTNRLGWLTAADSMYEGIGELTDFAGKIREEGFTHVVLLGMGGSSLAPEVFMETFGNEPGYPPLTVLDSTHPASVEDVARSVDLARTLFIVSSKSGTTLETISFFKYFHDALGNLKERPGENFLAITDPGSRLESLAREKEFRRVFLSPPEVGGRYSALTYFGLLPAALIGLDLEKLLDRAITMVEGTRPCVPVADNPALVLGAAMGELALAGRDKMTFLASPGISPFPVWVEQLIAESTGKRGKGILPVVGETLALPDHYGDDRFFVYIRLEGDENQSLDRGVSALEAAGHPVARISLHEKEDLGGEFFRWEMATAAVGALLGINPFDQPDVEAAKVKARELMAAFQKTGNLPGDKPLLVDGEIEVYGGRSGNSIEERFADFLDQAVPGDYLAVMAYTPRTAGTGEVLDRIRLALRDRSRRATTLGYGPRFLHSTGQLHKGGSNRGLFIQITHRPERDLSIPGEPYTFGRLIAAQAMGDYQVLAERGRRLIRFHITGDLRAGLERLEGSLPHWRRSLRG, encoded by the coding sequence ATGAAAGAGAATCCCGTTGTTGAGCTTCAGAGGTTCGGCCAGAGCGTCTGGTACGACAACGTACGGCGGGGGTTGCTGACCTCAGGGGAATTGCAGGAGATGATCGATGGAGGGGAGATCACCGGTGTCACCTCCAACCCGACTATCTTCCAGAAGGCCATTGCGGGCAGCACGGACTACGACGTCCCTCTGGCAGCACTGGTGCGGAACGATCCCCAAGCCGCCGCGGAGAGCCTTTACGAGGGGCTGGTAGTTGAGGACATCCGGGCTGTCGCAGAAGCCCTCCTTCCCGTCTATGAGAGGACCCTGGGGAAGGACGGGTACGTGTCGGTGGAGGTCGCCCCCAGGCTCGCCCATGACACGGAGGGCACCGTGGCCGAGGCACAGAGACTCTTCGCTGCCGTGGGCAGGCCAAACGTGATGATCAAGGTGCCTGCCACCGCCGAAGGTATTCCGGCCGTCACAAGGCTGATCGGGAAAGGGATCAACGTCAACGTCACCCTCATGTTCTCCCTCCAGGATTACCTTGATGTCTCGGAGGCCTACCTTGCCGGACTCGAAGAGCTGGCCCGTTCCGGAGGGAATCTTGCCGGAGTGGCCTCGGTGGCTTCATTCTTTGTGAGTCGTGTCGATACGGCTGTGGACAGGGTGCTTTCCGAAGACTCACCCCTCCGGGGAAGGATCGCCATTGCCAATGCGAAAGTGACCTTCCTCCGCTTCAAGGAGCTCTCCGAAAGCAGGCGCTTTGATCTCCTGAGGCAACAGGGTGGGAGGGTTCAGCGCCTTCTCTGGGCCAGCACGGGTGTCAAGAACCCCCAATACCGGGACGTGATGTACATTGAGGAGTTGATCGGTCCTGATACGGTCACCACGGTACCGCCGGCCACCCTCGATGGTTTCCGCGACCACGGCCGCCCGCGCCCGAGCCTCTCTGAGAATCCTGCCGAGGCAACAAGACAGCTCCGGTCGCTCAGAGAACTCGGCATCGACCTGGATGCCGTCACCCGCCGTTTGAAAGACGAGGGGGTGGAGTCTTTTGCCAGGTCCTTTGATTCGTTGATGGAGACTCTCACAGAGAAGCGTGACCGTATCCTTGGAGGGGGTGTAAAAGCGCACGTCTTTGCTCTGGGTCCGTACTCGGATATCATAGAGGCGCGGCAGAGGGAGTGGGCCGATGCACGGGTGTCTCGCAGGATCTGGCAGAGAGACGGGACCGTCTGGGTCCCTGACCCTGATGAGGCGGCGAGAACCTCTGATCTGACCAATCGCCTAGGCTGGCTCACCGCGGCCGACTCCATGTACGAGGGCATCGGTGAGCTTACGGACTTTGCCGGAAAGATCAGGGAAGAGGGATTCACCCATGTGGTGCTCCTAGGCATGGGTGGGAGCAGCCTGGCCCCTGAGGTATTCATGGAGACCTTCGGCAACGAGCCGGGTTATCCTCCTCTTACCGTCCTGGATAGTACTCATCCCGCTTCGGTGGAGGATGTCGCCCGCAGTGTGGACCTGGCCAGAACCCTCTTTATCGTCTCCAGCAAATCGGGGACGACTCTCGAAACCATCTCCTTTTTCAAATACTTTCACGATGCCCTGGGTAACCTCAAAGAAAGGCCGGGGGAAAACTTCTTGGCCATCACAGACCCTGGTTCGAGGCTCGAGTCTCTGGCAAGGGAGAAGGAGTTCCGCCGCGTCTTCTTGTCTCCCCCGGAAGTAGGAGGTCGCTACTCGGCTCTGACCTATTTTGGACTCCTTCCGGCCGCTCTTATAGGCTTGGACCTGGAAAAACTCCTCGACCGGGCCATTACCATGGTGGAGGGGACACGACCCTGTGTTCCCGTGGCCGACAATCCCGCTCTGGTCCTGGGTGCGGCCATGGGGGAGCTGGCTCTTGCGGGGCGAGACAAGATGACCTTCTTAGCCTCCCCTGGAATCAGCCCTTTTCCGGTCTGGGTCGAGCAACTCATAGCCGAGAGTACGGGCAAAAGGGGGAAAGGGATCCTACCCGTGGTGGGAGAGACCCTTGCCCTTCCGGATCACTACGGCGACGACCGGTTCTTTGTCTACATTCGACTGGAGGGGGATGAAAACCAGAGTCTGGATCGGGGAGTCAGCGCTCTTGAGGCTGCCGGGCACCCTGTTGCTAGGATCTCACTCCACGAGAAGGAGGATCTCGGAGGAGAGTTTTTCCGTTGGGAGATGGCGACCGCGGCGGTCGGCGCGCTTCTTGGGATCAACCCTTTTGATCAGCCGGACGTTGAGGCTGCCAAGGTCAAGGCGCGGGAACTGATGGCCGCCTTCCAGAAGACAGGAAATCTCCCGGGGGATAAGCCCCTTCTTGTCGACGGAGAAATCGAAGTATACGGCGGAAGATCGGGGAACAGCATAGAAGAACGGTTTGCCGATTTCCTCGACCAGGCAGTACCGGGTGACTATCTCGCCGTGATGGCCTACACGCCAAGGACCGCTGGGACCGGGGAGGTCCTCGATCGCATCCGCCTGGCCCTTCGCGACAGGTCGAGAAGGGCGACCACCCTGGGATATGGTCCCAGGTTCCTTCACTCCACGGGCCAGCTCCACAAGGGGGGCAGCAACAGGGGCCTTTTTATCCAGATCACCCATAGACCTGAGAGGGACCTCTCCATTCCAGGTGAGCCTTACACCTTCGGCAGACTCATCGCAGCCCAGGCCATGGGGGATTATCAGGTTCTTGCCGAAAGGGGCAGGCGCCTGATCCGGTTTCACATCACGGGTGATCTGCGAGCCGGGCTGGAGCGGTTGGAGGGGTCACTCCCCCATTGGAGGAGGTCTCTCCGTGGGTAG
- a CDS encoding glycoside hydrolase family 15 protein, producing the protein MYKKISDYGIIGNLRSVALVGLDGSIDWLCLPRIDSQSVFAALLDERKGGRFAVSPVGDWDSVAEYIPDTNILVTRFRTRTGVVRVTDFMAVPSRGEEESEQEHHDLYRLIEVSQGHVDMGVVFDPRFDYGRVEPCLERFEGGILARAGERALTLFSNLDLHMGERNGETRWSLSQGCRVWLHLVYGSSGRAGLDLEGAEKALRETELYWQAWLKRGETGRRVDLGPYQKLVNRSALLLKLLYYGPTGAIAAAATTSLPEEIGGFRNWDYRYTWIRDTSFTLQALFDLGHLSETRGYLRWIEELVLRHGAGKLQIMYGLGGEADLPEEELDHLDGFKGSRPVRIGNGAAKQRQLDIYGEVMDAALKLSDYVGKIDSAIWPLLCEICDYVADHWQERDSGIWEIREEPEHFVYSKVMCWVALDRGLTIARRYGFPGDKEEWEKARAGIKEEVLERGWSAEKGAFVQHYDTDLLDSSNLLIPIVGFLPFDDPRVVSTIEAIQRGVSPFPGSSSGMEATSGKP; encoded by the coding sequence TTGTACAAGAAGATAAGCGACTATGGAATCATAGGGAATCTTCGCTCAGTCGCCCTTGTGGGTCTCGACGGATCGATTGACTGGCTCTGTCTCCCTCGTATCGACTCCCAGAGCGTATTCGCCGCCCTTCTCGACGAGAGGAAGGGGGGGCGTTTTGCCGTCTCCCCAGTCGGCGATTGGGATTCCGTTGCAGAGTATATTCCTGACACCAACATACTGGTAACCCGGTTCAGAACCCGCACAGGGGTCGTCCGGGTTACCGACTTCATGGCGGTTCCTTCCCGCGGTGAAGAGGAATCTGAGCAAGAGCACCACGACCTATACCGTCTCATAGAGGTCAGCCAAGGGCATGTGGACATGGGAGTGGTCTTTGACCCTAGATTCGACTACGGCAGGGTCGAGCCTTGCCTGGAAAGGTTTGAGGGTGGTATCCTGGCCAGAGCGGGAGAGAGAGCCCTTACTCTCTTCTCCAACCTCGACCTCCACATGGGGGAGAGGAACGGGGAGACCAGGTGGAGCCTTTCGCAGGGGTGCCGTGTATGGCTGCATCTCGTATACGGTTCATCCGGCCGGGCCGGGCTCGACCTGGAAGGGGCGGAAAAGGCGTTGCGAGAGACAGAGCTCTATTGGCAGGCCTGGCTCAAGCGCGGTGAAACCGGCCGGAGAGTGGATCTGGGCCCGTATCAGAAGTTGGTCAACCGGTCGGCTCTCCTGCTGAAGCTGCTCTACTACGGGCCGACAGGTGCGATTGCCGCTGCGGCAACGACCTCTCTTCCCGAAGAGATTGGTGGCTTTAGAAATTGGGACTACCGGTACACATGGATAAGGGATACCTCCTTCACCCTCCAGGCTCTCTTCGATCTGGGCCATCTCTCGGAGACACGGGGCTATCTCCGATGGATCGAAGAACTCGTCCTGCGACACGGAGCAGGAAAGCTGCAGATCATGTACGGCCTCGGTGGTGAAGCCGATCTGCCGGAGGAAGAGCTCGATCATCTCGACGGATTTAAGGGGTCGAGACCCGTGCGCATCGGAAACGGAGCGGCCAAACAGCGGCAACTCGACATCTATGGAGAGGTCATGGACGCTGCCCTGAAGCTGTCTGACTACGTGGGCAAGATCGATTCGGCAATCTGGCCTCTCCTCTGCGAGATCTGCGACTATGTGGCCGACCACTGGCAGGAGAGAGACTCGGGTATCTGGGAGATAAGGGAGGAGCCTGAGCATTTCGTCTATTCAAAGGTCATGTGTTGGGTCGCCCTGGACCGGGGATTGACCATAGCCAGGCGGTACGGGTTCCCAGGGGATAAGGAGGAATGGGAGAAGGCGAGGGCCGGCATAAAGGAGGAGGTTCTCGAGAGAGGTTGGAGCGCTGAGAAAGGAGCCTTTGTCCAGCATTACGATACCGATCTTCTCGACTCGAGCAATCTGCTGATCCCCATAGTCGGATTTCTCCCCTTTGACGATCCCCGTGTGGTTTCAACGATCGAGGCGATACAGAGGGGCGTATCTCCCTTTCCAGGATCTTCAAGTGGTATGGAGGCGACTTCGGGCAAACCATGA
- a CDS encoding FAD-dependent oxidoreductase, translating to MAVYDFDMGILGGGSAGLTIASGSAQLGAKTLLVERERDLGGDCLHYGCIPSKALIRTARVYHLMEKGGLFGLPQGRVGPVDFRKVTERIRSVIGRIQEHDSEERFCKLGVRVEFGEPMFIDGHTIRLEGRTLSARTWAICTGSSPAVPPIEGLDRTSFITNRELFSLQGLPESMIILGAGPIGTEMAQAFCRLGTEVSVVQRSNQILSREDKDMADQVMEVLGREGVTFHLNSTLVSTRDLGDRREVVVRNRGGETIHLRAKTLLLAMGRNANLGGLGLEDIGVFYDWRGLKVDQRLRTSLKHIYGAGDTTGSYLFTHAAGYEGGIVISNAIFRFPRKTDYTFLPWCTYTDPELASIGMNEKRARAAGLLYSVWTERFADNDRGVAEGEGIGKIKMLLDDKEKPIGIQILGPRAGDLIGEWVAVLNGGVKLSALASAVHPYPTLGEINKKVAATFLSGKIFSERVQKGLKFFFHLKGRACGEQ from the coding sequence GTGGCGGTTTACGACTTTGACATGGGGATTTTGGGAGGAGGATCCGCGGGTCTCACCATTGCGTCGGGATCGGCTCAGTTGGGTGCGAAGACTCTCCTCGTTGAGAGGGAGAGAGATCTCGGGGGGGACTGTCTCCACTACGGTTGCATTCCCAGCAAGGCTCTCATCAGGACAGCCCGGGTCTATCACCTGATGGAAAAGGGAGGGCTATTCGGCCTGCCCCAGGGCCGGGTGGGACCGGTGGATTTTCGGAAAGTGACAGAGAGGATTCGATCGGTCATAGGGAGGATCCAGGAGCATGATTCCGAGGAGAGATTCTGCAAACTCGGTGTGAGGGTGGAGTTCGGTGAGCCGATGTTTATCGACGGCCATACGATCAGGTTAGAGGGGCGTACCCTTTCGGCAAGGACATGGGCCATCTGCACGGGCTCTTCTCCCGCAGTTCCTCCGATAGAGGGTTTGGACAGAACAAGCTTCATCACCAATAGAGAGCTCTTTTCTCTCCAGGGACTGCCCGAGAGCATGATCATCCTCGGCGCCGGCCCCATTGGCACGGAGATGGCCCAGGCCTTCTGCCGCCTCGGAACAGAGGTCTCCGTTGTTCAGAGGAGCAACCAGATCCTCAGCAGAGAAGACAAGGACATGGCAGATCAGGTCATGGAGGTACTCGGCCGTGAAGGCGTCACCTTCCATCTCAACAGTACCCTGGTCAGCACGAGGGACCTGGGAGACCGGCGCGAGGTGGTTGTCCGAAACCGGGGAGGGGAGACGATCCATCTCAGGGCAAAGACCCTGCTCCTTGCCATGGGCAGGAATGCGAACCTTGGGGGACTAGGGCTGGAAGATATCGGCGTTTTCTACGATTGGAGAGGGCTGAAGGTGGATCAGAGATTGAGAACCTCCCTGAAGCACATTTACGGGGCGGGCGATACGACGGGATCCTACCTCTTTACCCATGCCGCGGGATACGAGGGGGGGATTGTAATAAGCAACGCGATCTTTCGCTTTCCGAGGAAAACCGACTACACCTTTCTCCCGTGGTGCACCTACACGGACCCTGAGCTCGCCAGCATCGGGATGAACGAAAAAAGGGCAAGGGCCGCGGGCCTGCTTTACTCGGTCTGGACCGAGCGGTTTGCAGACAACGACAGGGGCGTGGCGGAGGGTGAGGGGATCGGGAAGATCAAGATGCTTCTGGATGATAAGGAGAAGCCTATCGGGATTCAGATCCTCGGGCCGAGGGCAGGAGATCTGATCGGTGAATGGGTTGCTGTGCTGAATGGGGGGGTGAAGCTCTCGGCCTTGGCTTCGGCCGTCCATCCATACCCCACTCTTGGAGAGATCAACAAGAAGGTGGCGGCAACCTTTCTCTCCGGGAAAATCTTTTCGGAGAGAGTCCAGAAGGGCTTGAAGTTCTTCTTTCATCTGAAGGGGAGGGCTTGCGGGGAGCAGTAA
- a CDS encoding TVP38/TMEM64 family protein — MKEVTKPPVKRRKGAVVKASIFLLFIVVAIYVIRATPVKDHLTQEALGRSLGVIGVWAPLVYMAIYAVGVCLFVPGTLLTALGAALFGAYWGFVYVWVGAMVGSSIAFWIGRTLGREFAASLIGDRLRKYDVAIEQNGFAAVLYLRLVYFPFTAMNFGMGLTGVRFRDYFFGTGLGIIVGTFIFTFFVGTLKEVWASGRWGELASLRVFFSLGLFAFSFFIPKLIKKLRKES; from the coding sequence ATGAAAGAGGTTACCAAACCACCGGTAAAGAGACGAAAGGGGGCTGTAGTAAAGGCCTCTATTTTTCTCCTCTTTATCGTTGTGGCTATCTATGTGATCAGGGCCACACCGGTGAAGGATCACCTGACGCAAGAAGCCCTGGGCCGTTCCCTGGGGGTAATAGGCGTATGGGCCCCCCTCGTCTACATGGCGATCTATGCGGTAGGCGTCTGTCTCTTCGTGCCCGGAACTCTTCTGACCGCCCTGGGAGCTGCCCTCTTTGGAGCCTACTGGGGGTTCGTCTACGTCTGGGTCGGGGCAATGGTCGGTTCCAGCATCGCCTTCTGGATCGGGCGGACCCTGGGCAGGGAGTTTGCGGCTTCCCTGATAGGCGACAGGTTGAGGAAATACGATGTCGCCATCGAGCAGAACGGGTTTGCCGCTGTCCTCTACCTCCGGCTCGTCTATTTCCCCTTTACCGCTATGAATTTCGGCATGGGGCTCACGGGGGTCCGTTTCCGGGACTATTTTTTCGGTACCGGACTGGGGATCATCGTGGGGACCTTTATCTTTACCTTTTTTGTGGGAACACTCAAAGAGGTCTGGGCGAGCGGCAGATGGGGGGAGTTGGCCTCCCTCAGGGTTTTCTTCTCCCTGGGTCTTTTCGCCTTCTCCTTCTTTATCCCCAAGCTCATAAAGAAGTTAAGAAAGGAGAGTTGA
- a CDS encoding cation:proton antiporter, with the protein MNLPLLAGFQAFLQNSHTLVHLGLLLLLGYVGGRVASRLRAPRVSGYIVTGMLFGPSILGVFHEELVKEDLVLVTDIALSVIAFSIGGSLVLAKLKRLGKEILWITPIQALAAFFFTTVLVAIALPLIGAGWTDAVSPLGRVFFPIALVIGAISAATAPATTLAIIHEYRAKGPLTTVLLGVVALDDGLTILLFAFAMSVAQALTARGTLSWQNVAVLPGLHIVAALALGAAGGLCLRWFLHLVRRKEAMLGVVLGSIFLMSGLAMGFGSSPLLANMILGFMVANFVRSDQDLFAVVEGIEEPIFAMFFTLAGAHLDLRVVQTAGSLALVISLGRFGGKLLGCRLGGEISDASRTVKRYLGLGLLPAAGVTVGLVLLAAESLGPSRMSEMMVSAVLGSVILNELLAPILVRYALGRAGETGKV; encoded by the coding sequence ATGAATCTCCCCCTTCTAGCCGGATTTCAGGCCTTCCTGCAGAACTCCCACACCCTTGTTCACCTGGGCCTGCTCCTTCTCCTGGGTTACGTGGGAGGCAGGGTGGCGAGCCGGCTCAGGGCGCCCCGGGTGAGTGGTTATATCGTGACCGGAATGCTGTTCGGTCCGTCTATTCTCGGAGTCTTCCACGAGGAACTGGTAAAAGAGGATCTGGTACTGGTAACCGACATCGCCCTGTCGGTCATCGCCTTCTCCATCGGAGGCAGCCTGGTGCTGGCAAAGCTCAAGAGGCTTGGAAAAGAGATCCTCTGGATCACACCCATCCAGGCTCTGGCCGCCTTTTTCTTTACTACGGTCCTCGTCGCCATCGCCCTGCCCCTCATCGGTGCCGGATGGACAGATGCCGTAAGTCCTCTGGGGCGGGTCTTTTTTCCTATCGCCCTGGTGATCGGGGCGATCTCGGCGGCAACTGCACCGGCAACAACCCTTGCCATCATTCACGAGTATAGGGCCAAAGGGCCGCTCACAACGGTCCTTCTGGGGGTGGTCGCCCTTGACGACGGCCTCACGATCCTATTGTTCGCCTTTGCCATGAGCGTGGCCCAGGCTCTGACGGCCCGTGGAACCCTGTCCTGGCAGAACGTGGCGGTTTTGCCAGGCCTCCATATCGTGGCCGCCCTGGCTCTGGGCGCGGCCGGAGGGCTCTGCCTCAGGTGGTTCCTCCACCTTGTCCGGCGAAAAGAGGCGATGCTCGGCGTAGTCCTGGGCTCTATATTCCTGATGAGCGGACTCGCCATGGGGTTCGGCTCATCCCCCCTGCTCGCTAATATGATACTCGGCTTCATGGTGGCCAACTTCGTAAGGTCGGACCAAGACCTCTTCGCGGTGGTCGAAGGTATAGAGGAACCCATCTTCGCCATGTTCTTCACCCTTGCAGGGGCGCACCTCGATCTGCGGGTAGTCCAGACAGCCGGATCGCTGGCTCTGGTCATCAGCCTCGGCCGGTTTGGGGGGAAACTACTGGGTTGCCGTCTGGGTGGAGAGATCTCGGACGCATCTCGGACTGTCAAGAGATACCTTGGCCTCGGACTCCTCCCTGCGGCGGGCGTGACCGTAGGGCTGGTTCTGCTGGCGGCAGAAAGCCTGGGTCCCTCCCGGATGTCGGAGATGATGGTCAGCGCGGTCCTGGGGTCTGTCATCCTCAACGAGCTACTGGCACCGATTCTCGTTCGGTACGCCCTTGGGAGGGCGGGTGAAACAGGCAAGGTGTGA
- a CDS encoding CBS domain-containing protein: MKGKGREGKTQAATIAELLETLKGREVPVLSQGSSLEEAIHMMARFPHSRLLYVVDGKGRLTGTVSLATLVRHVFFRSHEPQIHPRFLINAIVTEAVVDIMERHPISATGEEDVEAVLKRMIEKNVNEIAALDTEKRLIGDITMIDLLAFLIARRED; this comes from the coding sequence ATGAAAGGAAAGGGGAGAGAGGGAAAGACCCAGGCGGCGACGATAGCCGAGCTGCTCGAGACCCTGAAGGGGAGGGAGGTCCCGGTCCTGTCCCAGGGGTCGAGCCTCGAGGAAGCCATCCACATGATGGCCCGGTTCCCACACAGCCGGTTGCTGTATGTGGTAGACGGCAAGGGGAGGCTCACCGGGACCGTCTCACTGGCGACACTGGTGCGCCACGTATTCTTTCGGAGCCACGAGCCTCAAATCCACCCCCGCTTTCTCATCAACGCGATCGTCACGGAAGCGGTCGTCGATATCATGGAGAGACACCCGATCTCTGCAACCGGTGAGGAAGATGTGGAAGCAGTCCTAAAGAGGATGATAGAGAAGAACGTGAACGAGATTGCCGCCCTGGACACGGAGAAAAGGCTCATCGGTGACATCACGATGATCGATCTCCTCGCGTTTCTGATCGCAAGGAGGGAGGATTGA